Part of the Legionella cardiaca genome, CTGGAGTGAAATGCTCCATCTACTTGCTACGGGAGAAGTGACTTGTTGGGCGCACGTTATGCAGCATGCACAAGAAAATAAAAACTCGCGAACAGAACAAATCGTCAAGGATATGTTGGATTTACACAAATCACCGCATGAAAATTTGGATGAATCATGCACAATATAGAAATAGGCTGGCTAGAGGGGGCTTAGGCTGTGATTGATGTCCCCCGTATTTGCTTGCTTAAAGCGACTATACCCCATAGAATTCTAATTTTCTGTGAAGAGGCGGGAGATATAGATGGGTTGGAATGAGCCAGATAAAGGCAAGGATCCATGGAGTGGTAAAAATCAGCCACCCGATTTGGATGAGGCATTAAAGCGTTTTCAAGACAAACTGAAGAAAACTTTCTTTGGTGGCTCAAATCAATCTGAAGGTGGGGCTCCTACTAATAAAAGTGGTGGTTTACTGGCTTTAATGGCTGGTTTAATTGTATTTATTTTATGGGCATTGGCAGGTATTTTTATCGTTGATCCTGCTGAGCAAGCTGTTATTTTACGTTTTGGTAAATACGTTGAAACAGTAGGCCCTGGCCCTCACTGGATTCCGCGTATTATTTCCTCCAAAATTGTGCAGAACGTTGATCGAGTCTCAGATTTCTCTTATTCGGCACAAATGTTAACTAAAGATGAAAATCTTGTTGCCGTTTCTGTTGTTGTGCAATACCGCATTGGCGATCTGGAAGATTATTTATTCAATGTTGCTGATCCTCAAGAGAGTTTGCAGCAAGCAACATCAAGTGCATTAAGACAAGTGGTGGGTACAACCACATTTGATCAAATTATTACCGAAGGTCGAGAGGCATGGGGTAATAGTGTGCAGGATACCTTGGTTAAAATCTTAAACCAATATAAGACGGGCATTGTTATTGTTAACGTATCACCTCAGCCAGCACGTGCACCAGAAAACGTGCAGGATGCATTTGATGATGCTATCAAGGCACGTGAAGATGAGAAACGCTTTAAAGAGCAGGCTCTGGCTTATCAGGCAAGAGTGGTACCTATTGCAGAAGGAAATGCCAAACGGATTTCAGAAGAAGCACAGGCTTATGCGCAGCAAGTAATTCTGAAAGCAAAAGGTGATGTTGCTGAATTTTTGGCCTTACTACCTGAGTATGTGCAGTCACCTGTCGTAACTTCAGAGCGCATGTACCTGGAAATGATGCAGCAAGTTTTAACGAAGAGTAGCAAAATTATTGTTGATGGAAAGTCTGGAAATCTTTTGTACTTACCTTTGGATAAACTGGCAAATGCTAAATTTAATCCGCCATTAATGAGTAATGCTCCCGTAGAAGCAGCCAAAAATGAAAGTGCTGAAAATGCGGCAGAAAGTGACATAGTCGCGGATCGAAATACTAGTAGACGAACTTATCGGCAAGGGAGGTAATGACTAATGAATGCAGCAAAAACGACACTAGGCATTCTGGTATTTGTCATCTTATTAGTGGTGCTTGCAAGTGTTTTTACTATTACTCAAGGCCAGCATGGTATTTTGCTGCGCTTGGGACGCTTGGTGATGGATAACAAAACTCAGACTGTAAAGATCTTGGGTCCTGGTTTACACATCAAAACACCATTTATTGAAACTGTCCGTATTTTTGATACGCGTATTCAGACTTTGGATATCAAATCTTCGCGAATTGTTACCAAAGAGAAAAAGGATGTTATTGCTGATTATTATGTTAAATGGCGTATTGCAAACTTGGCGCAATATTACAAATCAACAGGCGGTAATGAATTCAAAGCGGAAACGCTGCTTGAGCAACAACTCAATACCTCATTACGAGCAGAATTTGGTAAGCGCACGATTTCTGATATTTCCGGTGGTCGTGAAGATGTGACGGAAAAACTTCGGGATAAAGCGGAGCAACAAGCCAAGCAATTAGGAATTCAAATTGTAGATGTCCGTATTAAGGGAATCGAATTACCTGAAAATACCAGTAATAACATCTTTCAGTTAATGCGCGCTAATATGCAAAAAATTGCCAACAGTCATCGTGCAGATGGTAATGCAATCGCTGAAGCAATTAAGGCTGCAGCCGATGCCCAGGTAACAATTCTGCTCGCCCAGGCTCAAAGTGAAGGTCAGAAAACAAGAGCAAAAGGTCAAGCGGAGGCTGCTAGAATTTATGCAGAAGCATTTAGCAAAAATCCTGACTTTTTTACATTTTATCGTAGTCTAAAAGCTTACGAAGGTAGTTTTGACAGCAAGCAAGATATTTTAGTTTTGGACCAAAGTAGCCCTTTTTTTGATTACTTTAAGCATTCATTGACAAAAGGTAATGGTACTAACGCGAAAAACTGATATAATTGTTAATTTTGTTGAAATTGGGTTAAGCGTGCTTAACCCTTTTTTATTGGAGGCTGTTTGTGATCATTAATTTCCTCTCTGCATTGG contains:
- the hflK gene encoding FtsH protease activity modulator HflK, giving the protein MGWNEPDKGKDPWSGKNQPPDLDEALKRFQDKLKKTFFGGSNQSEGGAPTNKSGGLLALMAGLIVFILWALAGIFIVDPAEQAVILRFGKYVETVGPGPHWIPRIISSKIVQNVDRVSDFSYSAQMLTKDENLVAVSVVVQYRIGDLEDYLFNVADPQESLQQATSSALRQVVGTTTFDQIITEGREAWGNSVQDTLVKILNQYKTGIVIVNVSPQPARAPENVQDAFDDAIKAREDEKRFKEQALAYQARVVPIAEGNAKRISEEAQAYAQQVILKAKGDVAEFLALLPEYVQSPVVTSERMYLEMMQQVLTKSSKIIVDGKSGNLLYLPLDKLANAKFNPPLMSNAPVEAAKNESAENAAESDIVADRNTSRRTYRQGR
- the hflC gene encoding protease modulator HflC; its protein translation is MNAAKTTLGILVFVILLVVLASVFTITQGQHGILLRLGRLVMDNKTQTVKILGPGLHIKTPFIETVRIFDTRIQTLDIKSSRIVTKEKKDVIADYYVKWRIANLAQYYKSTGGNEFKAETLLEQQLNTSLRAEFGKRTISDISGGREDVTEKLRDKAEQQAKQLGIQIVDVRIKGIELPENTSNNIFQLMRANMQKIANSHRADGNAIAEAIKAAADAQVTILLAQAQSEGQKTRAKGQAEAARIYAEAFSKNPDFFTFYRSLKAYEGSFDSKQDILVLDQSSPFFDYFKHSLTKGNGTNAKN